A stretch of Streptococcus chenjunshii DNA encodes these proteins:
- a CDS encoding GRP family sugar transporter: MEGILYALVPMVAWGSIGFISNKIGGTPNQQTFGMTIGALFFALGVWLIVKPQLSLILWVFGIIGGILWAIGQSGQFHAMQYMGVSVANPLSSGAQLVVGSLIGALIFNEWTQPIQFVLGIVALILLLIGFYFSSRRDSDNPLLKQSQHRLSDFYKGFRALFYSTIGYLSYTILFNNIMSFSALSVILPMAVGMLLGSLILMKFQVALTESVFKNSFVGILWGIGNIFMLFAAAKAGLAIAFSFSQLGIIISIAGGILFLGEVKTKKELGWLFIGLLCFIIGAVLLGIVKSY, encoded by the coding sequence ATGGAAGGAATTTTGTATGCTTTGGTCCCTATGGTTGCTTGGGGAAGCATCGGGTTTATCAGTAATAAAATTGGAGGAACACCTAATCAGCAAACGTTTGGTATGACTATTGGAGCTTTGTTTTTTGCTCTAGGCGTTTGGCTGATTGTAAAGCCGCAGTTAAGCTTAATTTTGTGGGTTTTTGGAATCATAGGAGGTATCTTATGGGCTATAGGACAAAGCGGTCAGTTTCATGCAATGCAGTATATGGGCGTTTCTGTAGCAAATCCTTTATCGAGTGGGGCACAGCTAGTTGTCGGCAGTTTAATTGGAGCCTTAATTTTTAATGAGTGGACACAACCAATACAGTTTGTACTAGGCATTGTTGCTCTTATCCTATTGCTTATTGGATTTTATTTCTCAAGCAGGCGTGATTCTGATAATCCGCTCCTTAAGCAAAGCCAACATAGGCTGAGTGATTTTTATAAAGGGTTCAGAGCTTTATTCTATTCAACTATTGGTTATTTATCTTATACTATTCTTTTTAATAATATTATGTCTTTCTCTGCTCTTTCTGTTATTCTTCCTATGGCTGTTGGAATGCTATTGGGATCACTTATTTTAATGAAATTTCAAGTAGCCTTGACGGAGTCTGTTTTCAAAAATAGTTTTGTTGGGATTCTTTGGGGAATAGGAAATATTTTTATGCTCTTTGCTGCTGCTAAGGCAGGCCTTGCAATAGCCTTTAGTTTTTCTCAGCTTGGTATCATTATTTCAATTGCAGGTGGCATCCTTTTTTTAGGAGAAGTAAAGACCAAAAAAGAATTAGGCTGGCTTTTTATTGGACTTCTCTGCTTTATCATTGGTGCAGTATTACTTGGTATTGTAAAATCATATTGA
- the guaB gene encoding IMP dehydrogenase, with the protein MSNWDAKFLKKGYTFDDVLLIPAESHVLPNEVNLQTKLADNLTLNIPIITAAMDTVTDSKMAIAIARAGGLGVIHKNMSVEQQAEEVRKVKRSENGVIIDPFFLTPNHTVAEAEELMQRYRISGVPIVETLDNRKLVGIITNRDMRFISDYAQLISEHMTSEALVTAPVGTDLETAERILHEHRIEKLPLIDENGRLSGLITIKDIEKVIEFPHAAKDEFGRLLVAGAVGVTSDTFTRAEALFEAGADAIVIDTAHGHSAGVLRKIAEIRAAFPDKTLIAGNIATAAGARALYDAGVDVVKVGIGPGSICTTRVVAGVGVPQITAVYDAAAVAREYGKTIIADGGIKYSGDIVKALAAGGNAVMLGSMFAGTDEAPGETEIFQGRKFKTYRGMGSIAAMKKGSSDRYFQGSVNEANKLVPEGIEGRVAYKGAAADIVFQMLGGIRSGMGYVGAADIKALHENAQFMEMSGAGLIESHPHDVQITNEAPNYSVH; encoded by the coding sequence ATGTCAAATTGGGACGCTAAATTTTTAAAAAAAGGGTATACGTTTGATGATGTGCTGCTTATTCCGGCTGAGAGCCATGTTCTCCCAAATGAGGTCAATCTGCAGACAAAACTTGCAGACAATCTGACATTAAATATCCCTATTATAACAGCTGCTATGGATACAGTCACTGACAGTAAAATGGCTATCGCAATTGCCCGAGCCGGCGGTCTTGGAGTCATTCATAAAAACATGTCTGTTGAACAGCAGGCTGAGGAAGTCCGCAAAGTCAAACGGTCTGAAAATGGAGTTATTATTGATCCTTTCTTTTTAACTCCAAATCATACTGTCGCTGAAGCAGAAGAATTGATGCAGCGCTACCGTATCAGCGGTGTTCCAATTGTTGAAACTCTTGACAATCGTAAACTAGTCGGGATTATTACTAATCGTGATATGCGTTTTATTTCTGATTATGCGCAGCTTATTTCGGAGCATATGACTAGTGAGGCTCTTGTTACTGCACCTGTAGGTACTGATCTTGAAACGGCGGAGCGTATCCTTCATGAACATCGTATCGAGAAACTGCCTTTAATTGATGAGAACGGCCGTTTATCAGGTTTAATTACTATAAAGGATATTGAAAAGGTTATTGAATTTCCCCATGCTGCAAAAGATGAATTTGGCCGCTTATTAGTTGCCGGAGCAGTTGGTGTGACTTCAGATACTTTTACAAGGGCAGAAGCTTTATTTGAGGCAGGTGCAGATGCTATAGTGATTGATACTGCCCATGGCCATTCAGCAGGGGTACTTCGTAAAATTGCAGAAATCCGTGCTGCTTTTCCTGATAAAACTTTAATTGCAGGGAATATTGCTACCGCAGCAGGAGCACGCGCTCTTTACGATGCGGGTGTTGACGTTGTTAAAGTTGGAATTGGGCCTGGTTCCATTTGTACAACACGTGTCGTTGCAGGTGTCGGTGTTCCTCAGATCACAGCTGTCTATGATGCAGCAGCTGTTGCGCGTGAATACGGAAAAACGATTATCGCTGATGGCGGTATCAAGTATTCAGGTGATATCGTGAAAGCGTTGGCGGCAGGCGGAAATGCGGTAATGCTTGGTTCTATGTTTGCAGGTACTGATGAAGCACCAGGAGAGACTGAAATTTTCCAAGGCCGTAAATTTAAAACATATCGTGGTATGGGGTCTATTGCAGCCATGAAAAAAGGCTCAAGTGACCGTTATTTCCAAGGTTCAGTTAATGAAGCTAATAAGCTGGTTCCAGAGGGAATTGAGGGCCGTGTTGCTTATAAAGGTGCGGCTGCAGACATTGTATTTCAAATGCTCGGTGGCATTCGTTCCGGTATGGGCTATGTCGGCGCAGCAGATATTAAAGCTTTGCACGAAAATGCTCAGTTTATGGAAATGTCGGGTGCTGGCCTGATTGAAAGCCATCCACATGATGTCCAAATTACTAATGAAGCTCCTAATTATTCAGTTCATTAA
- the trpS gene encoding tryptophan--tRNA ligase — protein MAKPIILTGDRPTGKLHLGHYAGSLKNRVMLQNENKYEMFVFLADQQALTDHAKDTEQIRDSIANVALDYLSVGLDPAKSTIFIQSQIPELAELTMYYMNLVSLARLERNPTVKTEIAQKGFGESIPTGFLVYPISQAADITAFKANYVPVGNDQKPMIEQTREIVRSFNHTYQTDVLVEPEGIFPVNEAAGRLPGLDGNAKMSKSLGNGIYLSDDADVLKKKVMSMYTDPQHIHVEDPGQIEGNMVFHYLDIFAPEESKAEVEAMKEHYQRGGLGDVKTKRYLLEVLEAELSPIRQRRLDYANDIGEVFNMLKKGSEKARAVAGQTLDEVKAAMGINYF, from the coding sequence ATGGCAAAACCTATTATTCTCACGGGAGACCGTCCGACAGGAAAACTGCATTTGGGTCATTATGCCGGCAGTCTTAAAAACCGTGTAATGTTACAAAATGAAAATAAATATGAAATGTTTGTTTTTTTAGCTGACCAGCAAGCTTTAACAGACCATGCCAAGGATACGGAACAGATACGTGATTCTATCGCAAACGTTGCTTTAGATTATTTATCTGTGGGTCTTGATCCTGCTAAATCAACAATTTTTATTCAAAGTCAAATTCCCGAGCTGGCTGAATTAACGATGTATTATATGAACTTAGTTTCTTTAGCTCGCTTAGAGCGTAATCCGACAGTTAAAACAGAAATAGCACAAAAAGGTTTTGGCGAGAGTATTCCGACAGGTTTTTTAGTCTATCCAATATCTCAGGCTGCTGATATAACAGCTTTTAAAGCTAATTACGTTCCTGTTGGCAATGACCAGAAACCGATGATCGAACAGACACGTGAAATTGTCCGCAGCTTTAACCATACTTACCAAACTGATGTTTTAGTTGAGCCTGAGGGTATTTTCCCTGTAAACGAGGCTGCCGGCCGTTTACCAGGGCTTGATGGCAATGCGAAAATGTCCAAATCACTCGGTAATGGAATCTATCTCAGCGACGATGCTGATGTTCTTAAGAAAAAAGTAATGAGTATGTATACTGATCCTCAGCATATACATGTTGAAGATCCCGGCCAGATTGAAGGAAATATGGTCTTTCATTATTTGGATATTTTTGCTCCGGAAGAAAGTAAGGCAGAGGTAGAGGCAATGAAGGAGCATTATCAAAGAGGCGGACTGGGTGATGTAAAAACAAAGCGTTATTTACTTGAGGTTTTAGAAGCCGAACTGTCACCCATTCGTCAGCGCCGTCTAGATTATGCTAACGATATAGGAGAGGTCTTTAATATGTTGAAAAAAGGCAGTGAAAAGGCTCGAGCTGTCGCAGGCCAAACTCTAGATGAAGTAAAGGCAGCGATGGGGATTAATTATTTTTAA